The Tursiops truncatus isolate mTurTru1 chromosome 6, mTurTru1.mat.Y, whole genome shotgun sequence genome includes a window with the following:
- the SLC34A3 gene encoding sodium-dependent phosphate transport protein 2C isoform X6, protein MPSSLACAQDPPATLDTVGLVDQRLGNAGTSGSAPILEDGDVDPWALPQLKDTGQSWKGKVAGDIFKDNVVLSNPVAGLVIGVLGTVLVQSSSTSSSIVVSMVASKLLTVRASVPVIMGVNVGTSVTSTLVSMAQSGDRDAFRRAFGGSAVHGVFNWLTALTLLPLESAAAPLERLSALALGAASLQPGGRAPDILKVLTRPLTRLIVQLDADVITGRGTGNATNSSLIKRWCGTEVQTTAGNSSTCAAATGGPCPARNSSAAEEQLPCRHLFEGTALADLAVGFILLAASLLVLCACLALIVKLLSSTLRGRVGQAVSTVVNAGGPWGGGEGGGEEARLRVTGSPSADFPSPFGWLSGYLAILVGAGLTFALQSSSVFTAAVVPLMGEHDRWYLAEGAGGEGPVTTPGSPRGPGDQPGAGVPPLPGLQHRHHHHGPAGCPGQPFGYADQRRPGRPHPLLLQPGWHPVVVRGARPPAAHPTGQALWGPDCPLPLGGRRLPAAQLLAAAAGRLRALPGGEYSAGCSWGAPACAGTPHHPGRHPAAAPASLAAPPPALLGLAAPVAPFSGALGPPGEPLLPLQGLQPPSGCGQGGPLL, encoded by the exons ATGCCGAGTTCCCTCGCCTGCGCCCAGGACCCTCCTGCCACTCTGGACACAGTTGGCCTGGTGGACcagaggctgggaaatgcag GGACCTCCGGTTCTGCCCCCATCTTGGAAGACGGGGATGTGGACCCCTGGGCCCTCCCTCAGCTAAAGGACACTGGCCAGTCCTGGAAAG GCAAGGTAGCTGGAGACATCTTCAAGGACAACGTGGTGCTGTCCAACCCTGTGGCTGGACTGGTCATCGGTGTGCTGGGCACGGTCCTCGTGCAGAGCTCCAGCACGTCCTCCTCCATCGTGGTCAGCATGGTGGCCTCCAAGC TGCTGACCGTGCGGGCATCTGTGCCTGTCATCATGGGCGTCAACGTGGGCACATCCGTCACCAGCACCCTGGTCTCGATGGCACAGTCGGGGGACCGGGACGCGTTTCGGAG ggcctttggcGGCTCAGCCGTGCACGGCGTCTTCAACTGGCTCACGGCGCTGACCCTGCTGCCGCTGGAGAGCGCTGCGGCCCCCCTGGAGAGGCTCAGCGCACTGGCCCTGGGCGCTGCCAGCCTGCAGCCCGGGGGGCGCGCGCCTGACATCCTCAAGGTGCTGACACGGCCGCTCACACGCCTCATCGTGCAG CTGGACGCTGATGTCATTACGGGCCGCGGCACAGGCAACGCTACCAACAGTAGCCTCATTAAGCGATGGTGTGGCACCGAGGTGCAGACG ACTGCAGGGAACAGCAGCACCTGTGCGGCGGCCACTGGGGGCCCCTGCCCTGCGAGGAACAGCTCTGCCGCCGAGGAGCAGCTTCCCT GCCGCCACCTGTTCGAGGGCACAGCGCTCGCGGACCTGGCCGTGGGCTTCATCCTGCTGGCTGCCTCCCTGCTCGTGCTCTGTGCCTGCCTCGCCCTCATCGTCAAGCTGCTCAGCTCCACTCTGCGGGGCCGCGTGGGCCAGGCCGTGAGCACCGTCGTCAACGCTGGTGGGCCTTGGGGAGGCGGTGAGGGTGGCGGCGAGGAGGCCCGACTGCGGGTGACCGGTTCCCCCTCCGCAGACTTCCCCTCCCCATTCGGCTGGCTCAGCGGCTATCTGGCCATCCTCGTGGGGGCCGGCCTGACCTTCGCGCTCCAGAGCAGCAGCGTCTTCACTGCAGCCGTCGTGCCGCTCATGGGTGAGCACGACAGGTGGTACCTGGCcgagggggcagggggtgaggggcCCGTGACGACCCCTGGCTCCCCCAGGGGTCCGGGTGATCAGCCTGGAGCGGGCGTACCCCCTCTTCCTGGGCTCCAACATCGGCACCACCACCACGGCCCTGCTGGCTGCCCTGGCCAGCCCTTCGGATATGCTGATCAGCGCCGTCCAG gtcGCCCTCATCCACTTCTTCTTCAACCTGGCTGGCATCCTGTTGTGGTACGTGGTGCCCGTCCTCCGGCTGCCCATCCCACTGGCCAAGCGCTTTGGGGACCTGACTGCCCGCTACCGCTGGGTGGCCGTCGCCTACCTGCTGCTCAGCTTCTTGCTGCTGCCGCTGGCCGCCTGCGGGCTCTCCCTGGCGGGGAGTACAGTGCTGGCTGCAGTTGGGGGGCCCCTGCTTGTGCTGGTACTCCTCATCATCCTGGTCGCCATCCTGCAGCGGCACCGGCCAGCCTGGCTGCCCCGCCGCCTGCGCTCCTGGGCCTGGCTGCCCCTGTGGCTCCGTTCTCTGGAGCCCTGGGACCGCCTGGTGAGCCGCTGCTGCCCCTGCAAGGCCTGCAGCCCCCCTCAGGCTGCGGCCAAGGAGGCCCACTGCTATGA
- the SLC34A3 gene encoding sodium-dependent phosphate transport protein 2C isoform X7: protein MPSSLACAQDPPATLDTVGLVDQRLGNAGTSGSAPILEDGDVDPWALPQLKDTGQSWKELSMAGRVLQGAAGFLKACGLLGSLYLFICSLDILSSAFQLLGSKVAGDIFKDNVVLSNPVAGLVIGVLGTVLVQSSSTSSSIVVSMVASKLLTVRASVPVIMGVNVGTSVTSTLVSMAQSGDRDAFRRAFGGSAVHGVFNWLTALTLLPLESAAAPLERLSALALGAASLQPGGRAPDILKVLTRPLTRLIVQLDADVITGRGTGNATNSSLIKRWCGTEVQTTAGNSSTCAAATGGPCPARNSSAAEEQLPCRHLFEGTALADLAVGFILLAASLLVLCACLALIVKLLSSTLRGRVGQAVSTVVNAGGPWGGGEGGGEEARLRVTGSPSADFPSPFGWLSGYLAILVGAGLTFALQSSSVFTAAVVPLMGEHDRWYLAEGAGGEGPVTTPGSPRGPGDQPGAGVPPLPGLQHRHHHHGPAGCPGQPFGYADQRRPAP, encoded by the exons ATGCCGAGTTCCCTCGCCTGCGCCCAGGACCCTCCTGCCACTCTGGACACAGTTGGCCTGGTGGACcagaggctgggaaatgcag GGACCTCCGGTTCTGCCCCCATCTTGGAAGACGGGGATGTGGACCCCTGGGCCCTCCCTCAGCTAAAGGACACTGGCCAGTCCTGGAAAG AGCTCAGCATGGCCGGCAGGGTGCTCCAGGGGGCTGCTGGCTTCCTCAAGGCCTGTGGGCTCCTGGGCAGCCTCTACCTCTTCATCTGCTCTCTGGACATCCTCAGCTCTGCCTTCCAGCTGCTAGGCA GCAAGGTAGCTGGAGACATCTTCAAGGACAACGTGGTGCTGTCCAACCCTGTGGCTGGACTGGTCATCGGTGTGCTGGGCACGGTCCTCGTGCAGAGCTCCAGCACGTCCTCCTCCATCGTGGTCAGCATGGTGGCCTCCAAGC TGCTGACCGTGCGGGCATCTGTGCCTGTCATCATGGGCGTCAACGTGGGCACATCCGTCACCAGCACCCTGGTCTCGATGGCACAGTCGGGGGACCGGGACGCGTTTCGGAG ggcctttggcGGCTCAGCCGTGCACGGCGTCTTCAACTGGCTCACGGCGCTGACCCTGCTGCCGCTGGAGAGCGCTGCGGCCCCCCTGGAGAGGCTCAGCGCACTGGCCCTGGGCGCTGCCAGCCTGCAGCCCGGGGGGCGCGCGCCTGACATCCTCAAGGTGCTGACACGGCCGCTCACACGCCTCATCGTGCAG CTGGACGCTGATGTCATTACGGGCCGCGGCACAGGCAACGCTACCAACAGTAGCCTCATTAAGCGATGGTGTGGCACCGAGGTGCAGACG ACTGCAGGGAACAGCAGCACCTGTGCGGCGGCCACTGGGGGCCCCTGCCCTGCGAGGAACAGCTCTGCCGCCGAGGAGCAGCTTCCCT GCCGCCACCTGTTCGAGGGCACAGCGCTCGCGGACCTGGCCGTGGGCTTCATCCTGCTGGCTGCCTCCCTGCTCGTGCTCTGTGCCTGCCTCGCCCTCATCGTCAAGCTGCTCAGCTCCACTCTGCGGGGCCGCGTGGGCCAGGCCGTGAGCACCGTCGTCAACGCTGGTGGGCCTTGGGGAGGCGGTGAGGGTGGCGGCGAGGAGGCCCGACTGCGGGTGACCGGTTCCCCCTCCGCAGACTTCCCCTCCCCATTCGGCTGGCTCAGCGGCTATCTGGCCATCCTCGTGGGGGCCGGCCTGACCTTCGCGCTCCAGAGCAGCAGCGTCTTCACTGCAGCCGTCGTGCCGCTCATGGGTGAGCACGACAGGTGGTACCTGGCcgagggggcagggggtgaggggcCCGTGACGACCCCTGGCTCCCCCAGGGGTCCGGGTGATCAGCCTGGAGCGGGCGTACCCCCTCTTCCTGGGCTCCAACATCGGCACCACCACCACGGCCCTGCTGGCTGCCCTGGCCAGCCCTTCGGATATGCTGATCAGCGCCGTCCAG CACCCTAA